A region from the Geotrypetes seraphini chromosome 10, aGeoSer1.1, whole genome shotgun sequence genome encodes:
- the LOC117368079 gene encoding galactoside 2-alpha-L-fucosyltransferase 2-like — translation MGHPQITVKRKEAAFRMSWKYYIIGFFLLVVFSLSVIFQLSNKWVNEQSKELLDASLMPSMDKATEDSNKNKQCKTKKGKGIWTVNSSGRLGNQMGQFATLYALAKLNGYEAYLQQATFNWLAPIFKISLPVLHKDVVGKIPWKYHWVHDWMSEEYKHIEGKYVMFTGYPCSWTFYHHIREEILREFTFHDFIRDETNKYLEQVKGTRKNATFIGVHVRRGDYVNVMPNTWKGVVADKTYLEKAMSYFRNKYQEPVFVVTSNGMEWCKENINVSRGDVHFSGDGMESSPGKDFAILAHCNHTIMTIGTFGYWAGYMTGGETIYLTNFTLPESAFLKVFHYDAAFLPEWKGIPADLSPLLQKLKKSN, via the exons ATGG GCCATCCTCAGATCACAGTGAAGAGGAAAGAGGCAGCTTTCAGGATGTCCTGGAAGTATTACATCATTGGGTTCTTCCTCCTGGTTGTCTTCTCTCTGTCTGTAATCTTTCAACTCAGTAATAAGTGGGTCAATGAACAAAGTAAAGAGCTCCTGGATGCTTCTCTCATGCCAAGCATGGATAAAGCCACAGAGGACAGTAACAAGAACAAGCAATGCAAAACCAAGAAGGGGAAGGGCATTTGGACAGTGAACAGCAGTGGTCGCTTGGGCAACCAAATGGGACAATTTGCCACACTGTATGCCTTGGCAAAACTTAATGGTTATGAGGCCTACTTACAACAGGCAACTTTTAACTGGTTGGCCCCAATTTTCAAGATCAGCTTACCAGTGCTACACAAAGATGTGGTTGGTAAGATACCCTGGAAATACCATTGGGTCCATGACTGGATGTCAGAGGAATACAAGCACATTGAAGGGAAATACGTAATGTTCACAGGCTACCCTTGCTCATGGACCTTCTACCACCACATCCGAGAGGAGATCCTCCGGGAGTTCACCTTCCATGACTTCATCAGAGATGAGACCAACAAGTATTTAGAGCAAGTGAAAGGGACAAGGAAGAATGCCACCTTCATTGGAGTTCACGTGCGAAGGGGAGACTACGTCAATGTAATGCCCAACACATGGAAAGGAGTAGTGGCAGACAAGACCTACCTGGAGAAGGCAATGAGCTATTTCCGTAATAAGTATCAGGAACCTGTCTTTGTGGTGACCAGTAATGGAATGGAGTGGTGTAAGGAGAACATTAATGTTTCTAGAGGAGACGTCCACTTCTCCGGGGATGGGATGGAGTCCTCACCTGGGAAGGATTTTGCCATCCTTGCTCATTGTAACCACACTATCATGACCATAGGCACCTTTGGTTACTGGGCGGGCTACATGACAGGAGGGGAGACTATTTACCTCACCAACTTCACTCTACCAGAGTCTGCATTCTTGAAAGTCTTCCATTACGATGCTGCTTTCCTACCAGAGTGGAAGGGGATCCCTGCTGACCTTTCACCTCTTCTTCAAAAACTAAAGAAATCAAATTAA